DNA from Chrysemys picta bellii isolate R12L10 chromosome 13, ASM1138683v2, whole genome shotgun sequence:
cttcagaatAAACAaagagatttattaactacaaagataaattttaagtgattataagtcaaagcataacaagtcagagtggttaccaaaagaaaataaattataagcacatagtctaaactctcaaccctattagactgggcagcaactagattaggcagtttttctcacccccactggatattgcagtccttaatctacaggtttgttccttaaacctgggccaatctcctctgctggagtcttgtcttcttctcagtgtcggGGTTGCTTGCAGCtgcggtgggggcaggagaagggcccagtatgtgttCACTCTgtctcagtccatgtgcttgtagaacataagtccaggcatgtctATGGGGCATTGCTAAGTCTCTCCaaacaaggttgagcaattctccTAGTGTGGCCTCATGcgggtgagtcattgcattgtagctcccttgctggacaatggcagCTGATGGGTTAATTGACACCCCGCCTGGGCATTGGTTActctccttgctgttgcctctggggagataacatctggctgattccccaacttacagcatgttttagtgacaaccatacaacataattctcataacttcataattattaatgatatatatatatggatagATAAATGACTCTCAACAGACCATGACCTTTCCCCTCATActttacaaggcatgctttatatgggagatcatgattatatgaaaatgaggaatatggggattACAGtgcgctcccccaaggtatagaatgtcacagagagacaagctttcaaatgtATGAagatctcttcttcaggtctggagatgATCTCTGAATATGGtccactttctctctctaataAATACTGGTATAAGTAATTTGCCTGGTGTCATATCATTATAATATTGCTGTAAGTTGAAAAGTGCCATCACATGCACTGAGCTGGCTTTTTATGCATCATCCATTCTAAATCTAGTCACATCCATGCTTAGAAAGGATTTCACAAGCAGGCCCATTATTAGTATTAGAATACCCATCTTTATGCATGGATATATACAATTCATATATGTGGGACAAAAGCATAGTATGTGATTCgagagatagatcgatagatcAATCAATTGATAGATAGATAATGCCAATTATTGTGACTCATTTCCTCTTCATGATTGTCCATAAGTATTCATTATTAAACATTATTTACCAATGGATTTCTATGAGTATCTTACTTCACAGATCATTTACAAACAGCTCATCATAAGTACCTGGTGTTTGAGCTGTTTTCACTGGCTACATTTTCACATGCCCTgtttctctttcctgagtggaTAAATTGAATTATCATACCAGGGTCAATTAAAAGTGAAGGTGCCAGTCCTCAACTAGTTTAAATTGCCattgctccattgacatcagttgaGCTTGAGaacttgcaccagctgagaatctgctctCAGTGCTCATGATTATTAATCCATAGCTCACTTCCTTTGCATATTTtgcactaaggccctgatccaggaaaccCCTTTAgaaagtgtcaagtatcagaggggtagccatgttagtctggatctgtaaaagcagcaaagagtcctgtggcaccttataaactaacagacgtattggagcatgagctttcgtgggtgaatgctctaatatgtctgttagtctataaggtgccacaggactctgctgctttaGAAAGTGGTTATCTTTAAACACATGAGCATTTCCACTGACGGTGTACAGTTAATCTCATCCTTTATTggtttagggttagggctaggtctaaactggtgtcagacctgtCACTGCCTGAATATTTCTCCTTTCCCTGTTAATCCATCTCCTACAATTGATGCACTTGAATTACTAACCCCTTCTGGGCACTGGTTTATTAACACAGAATAAGGGTTGTCTCAAAGCTAGAATCTCCGGGTTGCCTTTGCCCAGACTCACCTGGCTGTTATGCCCCTCCTGGGTTCCTAACTCCCTCTGATGGGTTCTGTTCTTGCTCTGCAGTGTGGGTCACTCCAGCGAGGCCTCCCCTCTGGCTGCGCTGGAGAGCCTCTTCTATTCTTTATCTCGGGATCAGGGACAATAGCTGGGGGTCTCTGGCTTGAATGGGAGCTCAGCTCTCTGCTCTGCAGCCTGGAAGCCCCCAGAATCCGGACTAAAGACAGGGCTCTGAGGGCTTCCAGATTCCATGCCATGGAGCTTGGAGCCTGGAATCCCACGGTCCATGGCTCTGGGGTAACCTTGCCATGCAGACTGTCCTGGGCCAGGAACCTAAAGGCTTCCAGATTCCCAGGCCAACTGGCTCCTTGGACTCAACACTGAGATGGGAAGCCTGGAGAGCCAGGGGCCCCAAGAGTCTGGAAGCCCTGGCGTACCCAGTCTGGGACAGTTGCATggctgcccagaccctgagctgCAGTCCCTAAGCTCATTCCTTAGGATCATTCCTGCAGCCATTGCTCAGACAGCACTCCCAATGACTGTGGCCAGAACCGTGAGCAACGgctgcagcatctggccctggcatCAATTCAGCCCTGAAAAAGCACAGCTTCTCCAAGTTGGAGCGACAGTAGGGGCTGAAAAATGATTTCTGATCCCTGCAATGTGCAGAGAAAGGGCTCTGGGTCCTCAGTGCAGGTCACTGTGTCACAGATGACATGGTTTTGTCAGCAGGACTCTAGCGGCACAACACAAGCCTTGTTAGGCAGAGCTCTGTGACCTGCAGGGGGGTTTGCTgaacaacaccccctcccccccttaggtGTAGCAGCCATTTCAAAGAAGCTGCTGCCAAAATGCTTGAGTTTGATTCTCCAACAGGCCACCAGCCTTGGTGGACACTGACCTGAGGAACCTCCAGTGAGATCCAGGAGGTGGCAGTGGTGGCTGGTTGTTGTTCAGCTTGGGCTTTAATTTATGGAAGGTTTAACTGGAGCGTGGTCTAAGCACAGGACTTAGAACCAGAACAGAGTTGCAATCAGACTCCTCTCTACCCAGGCCTATAGTCTGTTTAGCCCATTCCTGGCCATGTGTGGTGCCTCTGCTCTTGGCCATATCTGTGACGTAGCTCCATCACGTACATGTGGACATGGCACATTGAGGACCGTCCAACAGCTCCCCTCCAGTGGCCACCTCCAGGATGGATGATGAGCCCTAGACAGTCCATAGAAGGAGAGGAGACGGTGGTGGTCCTCAGGAGAAACTGTTGGAACTTCAGTCTCCAACCCCACCCtatcccccaccacacacaaaatGGTCTTTCAAAAGACACGCCTAATCTCAACTAAACAAGCTAAACTCTGACAGGCCAAATCCTCACCTGATGTAAATCAGCCATATCATAATTGAAATCTAAGGGACAGGCCATCATTCAAATAACCAGCCCTAgctactctgaaatcaatggaactgtattaatttacaccagctcagggcaTGACCCTTCTTTTTTAGTGTTTGCCTCTGGCTACCTCTTAGTGATCAATTTCAAGCAGCCAGGACAGCCTGGGCTGTGGGTTCCTCTGGTGGCTGCATCCCAAGTGCTGCTAATAcaatgcagggggaaaaaaactctcTTTCCCCAGAAGAAATTATGCGGCAGGAATGAAAGAACAGGCTATTCCAGGCCAGCGGAGCTTCTGGTGCCACTAGGCTCTTTGCTATTGTAGGTCACATGTCTGtgctataaataaatatttgatttGGCAAATATCTTGGTACATTCTTTGTGCCTCAGCTCTGCCTTGTTTTTAGCCAAGGGTCCTTCCAGAGACGTTGCCATTGAGTAAGGTCCACGCTGGGTTGCGTTCTCCCTCTGTCAGTTCAGTTAGAGTATATTGTCAGGGTGGTTTGTTCAGAGGTGAGATCATTGCTGGGCTCACAACCCTGGAGACATCATTCAACTAtttagccccagggcagggacttccTGGGCTGTAGCCATGTCAACATGTACAGCTGGGAGGGACTTTCAGTCACTGATCCCATTTAATCCTTCACTCTCAGCCACGCCTGCCCCAGGAGTGGAGCAGAAAGGGCCCATCTGTGGAGTGTATCCCTGTCTGCTTGGAACTGCAGAGAAACCCAGCAACTCAGAAATCCAATGACAGAACATGAGGGTGCCAGATAACGCTGTGATGGATTTATGAGAGAGATAAAGAGATTGTTGTGCATGGAGACATATAGATAGATAGTGCCCAATAATTTCTAGCATTGCAGGATCAAATGCTTTGCAAGTTGGGAAACGCTATCTAAAGACCAACACAGTAAGTTTGCTattgtctttttttcttcattagaAAATGCTGCCTTTTTATAAAAGTCCCCCAAATTTCCAAACATTGGGATTTTTGCAACAGAGAACCAATCATTCtctgctgaaaactgaaaaattccaaccaaaatttccccatccccaaagaaaaaaaattaacttttagatagatagatagatagatagatagatagatagatagatagatagatactttCCATGAAAATTTGTTTAACTAAAAAcacaaattttcttttaaaattttaagCAGAACATTACTGACCAGGGTGGGAAGCACTAATATCGTCCAATGATACCATAATTTCAAACACTGTCATTCTCTTAcatccatttttatttctgtttcaaagACATAGCTGAAGGATGGCAGAACTGAGTGAAAAACAGAGCTGACAGCCCAGGGAATAGACATGCTAGAACCTTGGAATTCAGAGTCTGGATTGAATCAAGCAGTGGCAGCCTGTCTATCTGGACCTTTCCCAAGGACATTAAGGGCATATCTACACCACAGCTGGGGGCATGCTTCCAAACTCAGGTAGGCAGACTTCAGTAGCTCATAGCAGAGTAGATGGGGCCAGCACAGGGAGCAGCTCAGTCTAGCCACCTcaatacaaacctgcctgaacagCGTGGGTTCGTAGTCAGATGGAGCCTGAGCTGGTGCCCAGGCTACCTCTGGCTACATGGGTCTGTTTTGTGTAGTAATTTGAGCAGAGCTAGCCCATGTCCATCTACTGGAGCTGGGAAGGTGTTCCCCTCTGCTCTGTAGGTGAACTCCCAGGAGGTCAATGGGACAGGAACCCAGACCTCCTGGTCTATCACCATATCTCGTGTGCAACACTGCTGCCAGCTGAGCACAAAGTCTGTACATGGGTTCACAGTGCAGATACATTATAAGACACAGCCCATCCCCCACAGAGCtcataaaagaaaaatcagagaaaaggagggagggaaaacagaggcatggggagaggaagtgactgtcccaacatcacacagcaggtcactggcagagaCGAGAACAAAAGCCAAGTCTCCTGACTGCCTCTGACCCACACAGACCAGATATAAAGTCACAGAGGGAAACGACACAACCTAGCAGTAACTGTGCAATGCTACTAGCCCATCTTCACTCAGAGATGGGAGTGCTGCTGGGATTGCTGAcaacaatcaatttgtaaccaAGTGGCAGGTCATCTATAAACAGAGTTTGGGGAGGAATTGTTACAGACAAGCTAGCACTTAGGATGCTCAGTGAGTGTGTCATATTTCCCTAGAAAGTGGGAATCAGGCTGTCTTGGAGTTCTAGTACTTTAGTTTCGTGCCCAAGTTTTTGATCTGTTGTTTGACAGAGTTGAGGGGTCATCTTTGCTCAATCTGCGGGTTTTTTGCAATATGTTCCAGTCTTTAATGCATTTGTTCAAGTGACatcttgggccagatccccagatgGTGCAAACTGATGTAGCCCCATGGATTTTATGGGGGTTGTGCTAATTGACACTAGGGATAACACACCTGAGTAGTGGTCTGATTGTATGcagtagttgtagccatgttggtcccagaatattaaatAGACAAGGTTGCTGAGATAGTATGTGAggctcaaaagcttttctctctcacccatGGGAACAGATCTAATAACagctattacctcactcaccttctctctcctgtgctctgatTGTCAGCAGTGAGGAGCACTCACTCGCTGCTCCTAGTCAATGGAAGGATGGGAGGAATGCTGTGCACATTTAACAGTAGATCATGGGACATTACTCAGAAGGGAATCAAGGCCATTCTCTCTGACACTCGAATCCTCACTATGGACCTTCTTCTTTCCCCCACAGCCATCACACAACAAgctgaggaagaaaatgtccaaccgaaccaccgtGACAGAGTTCCTTCTCCTCGGTTTCTCTGAcattcgggagctgcagattttgcactttgtggtgtttctaaTGATTTATCTGGCAGGCCTGCTGGGGAATCTCCTCATCATCACAGCCGTAGCTCTCAACCACtatcttcacacccccatgtacttcttcctgatgaatctctCCATCCTAGACCTTGGTtccatctctgtcaccatccccaaatccatggtCAATTCCCTCATGAACACGAGGGTGATTTCTTATCCTGGATGTGTTGCCCAAATCTTTCTCTTCATGTTCCTTGGTTCAGCTGATTTCGGCATCCTGACTGTCATGGCGTATGACCGATATGTCGCCATCTGCCAAGCTCTGCACTATGAGAGagtgatgaacaggagagcttgtgtccaaatggcagccagtgtcTGGATCAGTGGTATTCTTTACTCTGCCCTGCACACTGGGAACACACTTGCAATATCCTTCTGTGGAGGAAAtgtggtggatcagttcttctgcgACATCCCCCAGCTGCTCAAGCTTGCCTGCTCTGACTCAGACCTCAGGGAAACTGGGGTTATTGT
Protein-coding regions in this window:
- the LOC135975096 gene encoding olfactory receptor 14A16-like; this translates as MSNRTTVTEFLLLGFSDIRELQILHFVVFLMIYLAGLLGNLLIITAVALNHYLHTPMYFFLMNLSILDLGSISVTIPKSMVNSLMNTRVISYPGCVAQIFLFMFLGSADFGILTVMAYDRYVAICQALHYERVMNRRACVQMAASVWISGILYSALHTGNTLAISFCGGNVVDQFFCDIPQLLKLACSDSDLRETGVIVFSACLALICFVLIIVSYVQIFKTVLRIPSEQGRQKAFSTCLPHLTVVSLFVFTGIIAYLKPNSGSISRLDLMVDVFYSLVPPMLNPIIYSMRNKEIKAALRKLIGPRLITTNKQSIFLF